One part of the Arabidopsis thaliana chromosome 1 sequence genome encodes these proteins:
- the SOL1 gene encoding carboxypeptidase D (SUPPRESSOR OF LLP1 1 (SOL1); FUNCTIONS IN: metallocarboxypeptidase activity, carboxypeptidase activity, zinc ion binding; INVOLVED IN: regulation of root meristem growth; LOCATED IN: endomembrane system; EXPRESSED IN: 14 plant structures; EXPRESSED DURING: 6 growth stages; CONTAINS InterPro DOMAIN/s: Carboxypeptidase-like, regulatory domain (InterPro:IPR008969), Peptidase M14, carboxypeptidase A (InterPro:IPR000834), Carboxypeptidase, regulatory domain (InterPro:IPR014766); Has 35333 Blast hits to 34131 proteins in 2444 species: Archae - 798; Bacteria - 22429; Metazoa - 974; Fungi - 991; Plants - 531; Viruses - 0; Other Eukaryotes - 9610 (source: NCBI BLink).), protein MSKLRFFQSLLISTVICFFLPSINARGGHSDHIHPGDGNYSFHGIVRHLFAQEEPTPSLELTRGYMTNDDLEKAMKDFTKRCSKISRLYSIGKSVNGFPLWVIEISDRPGEIEAEPAFKYIGNVHGDEPVGRELLLRLANWICDNYKKDPLAQMIVENVHLHIMPSLNPDGFSIRKRNNANNVDLNRDFPDQFFPFNDDLNLRQPETKAIMTWLRDIRFTASATLHGGALVANFPWDGTEDKRKYYYACPDDETFRFLARIYSKSHRNMSLSKEFEEGITNGASWYPIYGGMQDWNYIYGGCFELTLEISDNKWPKASELSTIWDYNRKSMLNLVASLVKTGVHGRIFSLDKGKPLPGLVVVKGINYTVKAHQTYADYHRLLVPGQKYEVTASSPGYKSKTTTVWLGENAVTADFILIPETSSRGNQLRSSCDCSCKSCGQPLLTQFFTETNNGITLTLFVVVVFLCFLLQRRVRFNLWKQRQSSRRSITV, encoded by the exons ATGAGCAAGCTCAGATTCTTCCAAAGTCTCCTAATTTCGACTGTGATCTGCTTTTTCCTCCCGTCGATCAACGCTAGAGGCGGCCACTCCGACCATATCCACCCAG GTGATGGGAATTATAGTTTTCATGGTATTGTGAGGCACTTATTTGCTCAAGAAGAGCCTACACCGAG TTTGGAATTAACTCGAGGATATATGACTAATGATGATCTTGAGAAAGCAATGAAGGATTTCACCAAGAGATGTAGTAAGATTTCGAGATTATACAG CATCGGAAAGAGTGTCAATGGATTTCCTTTG TGGGTCATAGAGATTTCAGACAGGCCTGGAGAGATAGAGGCTGAACCTGCATTCAAG TACATTGGGAATGTACATGGAGATGAACCTGTAGGGCGTGAGCTCTTATTACGCCTTGCAAACTGGATTTGTGATAACTATAAGAAGGATCCATTG GCCCAGATGATTGTAGAAAATGTTCACCTTCATATAATGCCATCATTGAATCCTGATGGCTTTTCAATCAGGAAACGTAATAATGCAAATAATGTGGATCTAAATCGCGACTTCCCTGATCAG TTCTTTCCTTTCAATGACGACTTGAATTTGAGGCAACCTGAAACTAAGGCAATTATGACTTGGCTGAGAGATATACGATTCACAGCGTCGGCTACTCTGCACGGG GGTGCGCTGGTCGCAAATTTTCCATGGGATGGTACAGAGGATAAAAG GAAATACTATTATGCATGTCCTGACGATGAGACATTCCGGTTCTTGGCACGTATATATAGCAAATCTCACCGTAATATGTCTTTGAGCAAAGAATTTGAGGAAGGAATCACCAATGGAGCATCCTG GTACCCAATTTATGGTGGCATGCAAGACTGGAATTACATATATGGGGGATGCTTTGAATTGACTCTGGAAATAAGCGACAACAAGTGGCCTAAAGCCTCAGAG CTTTCCACCATTTGGGATTATAATAGAAAGAGCATGCTGAATCTTGTTGCAAGCTTAGTGAAG ACAGGAGTTCATGGGCGGATCTTTTCATTAGACAAGGGAAAGCCACTGCCTGGGCTTGTTGTGGTCAAGGGAATTAATTATACG GTTAAAGCTCATCAAACATATGCAGACTATCATCGGTTGCTTGTACCTGGACAGAAATATGAAG TCACAGCATCATCCCCAGGATACAAATCGAAAACAACAACTGTTTGGTTAGGTGAAAACGCTGTTACCGCTGATTTCATTCTCATCCCAGAAACAAGTTCCCGAGGCAATCAACTGAGAAGCAGCTGCGACTGTAGCTGTAAAAGCTGCGGTCAGCCGCTTCTAACGCAATTTTTCACAGAGACAAATAATGGAATCACGCTTACCCTATTCGTGGTTGTAgtgttcctttgttttttgttgcaaaGAAGGGTGAGATTCAACCTATGGAAGCAAAGACAATCCTCTAGAAGATCAATAACAGTATGA
- the SOL1 gene encoding carboxypeptidase D (SUPPRESSOR OF LLP1 1 (SOL1); FUNCTIONS IN: metallocarboxypeptidase activity, carboxypeptidase activity, zinc ion binding; INVOLVED IN: regulation of root meristem growth; LOCATED IN: endomembrane system; EXPRESSED IN: 14 plant structures; EXPRESSED DURING: 6 growth stages; CONTAINS InterPro DOMAIN/s: Carboxypeptidase-like, regulatory domain (InterPro:IPR008969), Peptidase M14, carboxypeptidase A (InterPro:IPR000834), Carboxypeptidase, regulatory domain (InterPro:IPR014766); Has 2124 Blast hits to 1909 proteins in 351 species: Archae - 6; Bacteria - 563; Metazoa - 1124; Fungi - 40; Plants - 76; Viruses - 0; Other Eukaryotes - 315 (source: NCBI BLink).) codes for MVLLILFFISLFEGFLERAFSIGKSVNGFPLWVIEISDRPGEIEAEPAFKYIGNVHGDEPVGRELLLRLANWICDNYKKDPLAQMIVENVHLHIMPSLNPDGFSIRKRNNANNVDLNRDFPDQFFPFNDDLNLRQPETKAIMTWLRDIRFTASATLHGGALVANFPWDGTEDKRKYYYACPDDETFRFLARIYSKSHRNMSLSKEFEEGITNGASWYPIYGGMQDWNYIYGGCFELTLEISDNKWPKASELSTIWDYNRKSMLNLVASLVKTGVHGRIFSLDKGKPLPGLVVVKGINYTVKAHQTYADYHRLLVPGQKYEVTASSPGYKSKTTTVWLGENAVTADFILIPETSSRGNQLRSSCDCSCKSCGQPLLTQFFTETNNGITLTLFVVVVFLCFLLQRRVRFNLWKQRQSSRRSITV; via the exons ATGgtgttgttgattttgttctttatttctctctttgaGGGTTTTCTGGAACGTGCTTTCAGCATCGGAAAGAGTGTCAATGGATTTCCTTTG TGGGTCATAGAGATTTCAGACAGGCCTGGAGAGATAGAGGCTGAACCTGCATTCAAG TACATTGGGAATGTACATGGAGATGAACCTGTAGGGCGTGAGCTCTTATTACGCCTTGCAAACTGGATTTGTGATAACTATAAGAAGGATCCATTG GCCCAGATGATTGTAGAAAATGTTCACCTTCATATAATGCCATCATTGAATCCTGATGGCTTTTCAATCAGGAAACGTAATAATGCAAATAATGTGGATCTAAATCGCGACTTCCCTGATCAG TTCTTTCCTTTCAATGACGACTTGAATTTGAGGCAACCTGAAACTAAGGCAATTATGACTTGGCTGAGAGATATACGATTCACAGCGTCGGCTACTCTGCACGGG GGTGCGCTGGTCGCAAATTTTCCATGGGATGGTACAGAGGATAAAAG GAAATACTATTATGCATGTCCTGACGATGAGACATTCCGGTTCTTGGCACGTATATATAGCAAATCTCACCGTAATATGTCTTTGAGCAAAGAATTTGAGGAAGGAATCACCAATGGAGCATCCTG GTACCCAATTTATGGTGGCATGCAAGACTGGAATTACATATATGGGGGATGCTTTGAATTGACTCTGGAAATAAGCGACAACAAGTGGCCTAAAGCCTCAGAG CTTTCCACCATTTGGGATTATAATAGAAAGAGCATGCTGAATCTTGTTGCAAGCTTAGTGAAG ACAGGAGTTCATGGGCGGATCTTTTCATTAGACAAGGGAAAGCCACTGCCTGGGCTTGTTGTGGTCAAGGGAATTAATTATACG GTTAAAGCTCATCAAACATATGCAGACTATCATCGGTTGCTTGTACCTGGACAGAAATATGAAG TCACAGCATCATCCCCAGGATACAAATCGAAAACAACAACTGTTTGGTTAGGTGAAAACGCTGTTACCGCTGATTTCATTCTCATCCCAGAAACAAGTTCCCGAGGCAATCAACTGAGAAGCAGCTGCGACTGTAGCTGTAAAAGCTGCGGTCAGCCGCTTCTAACGCAATTTTTCACAGAGACAAATAATGGAATCACGCTTACCCTATTCGTGGTTGTAgtgttcctttgttttttgttgcaaaGAAGGGTGAGATTCAACCTATGGAAGCAAAGACAATCCTCTAGAAGATCAATAACAGTATGA
- the CK1 gene encoding choline kinase 1 (choline kinase 1 (CK1); FUNCTIONS IN: choline kinase activity; INVOLVED IN: response to salt stress, response to wounding; LOCATED IN: cellular_component unknown; EXPRESSED IN: 24 plant structures; EXPRESSED DURING: 15 growth stages; CONTAINS InterPro DOMAIN/s: Choline kinase, N-terminal (InterPro:IPR007521), Choline/ethanolamine kinase (InterPro:IPR002573), Protein kinase-like domain (InterPro:IPR011009); BEST Arabidopsis thaliana protein match is: Protein kinase superfamily protein (TAIR:AT4G09760.1); Has 1492 Blast hits to 1438 proteins in 366 species: Archae - 0; Bacteria - 350; Metazoa - 439; Fungi - 247; Plants - 163; Viruses - 0; Other Eukaryotes - 293 (source: NCBI BLink).) has product MAIKTKTSLIPSCSSPEDLKRVLQTLGSSWGDVVEDLERLEVVPLKGAMTNEVYQINWPTLNGEDVHRKVLVRIYGDGVDLFFNRGDEIKTFECMSHHGYGPKLLGRFSDGRLEEFIHARTLSADDLRVAETSDFIAAKLREFHKLDMPGPKNVLLWERLRTWLKEAKNLASPIEMDKYRLEGLENEINLLEERLTRDDQEIGFCHNDLQYGNVMIDEVTNAITIIDYEYSSFNPIAYDIANHFCEMAANYHSDTPHVLDYTLYPGEGERRRFISTYLGSTGNATSDKEVERLLKDAESYTLANHIFWGLWGIISGHVNKIEFDYMEYARQRFEQYWLRKPLLLEG; this is encoded by the exons atggcgatCAAGACAAAGACTAGTCTAATTCCAAGTTGTTCATCACCTGAGGATCTAAAACGCGTTTTGCAAACGCTAGGTTCGAGCTGGGGAGATGTAGTTGAAGATCTGGAGCGTCTTGAGGTTGTTCCGTTAAAAGGAGCTATGACTAACGAGGTTTATCAGATTAATTGGCCTACTTTAAACGGTGAAGATGTTCATCGGAAAGTTCTTGTTCGGATCTACGGTGACGGCGTTGACCTTTTCTTTAACAGAGGTGATGAAATCAAAACGTTTGAGTGTATGTCTCATCATGGTTATGGTCCTAAGCTTCTTGGTCGTTTCTCTGATGGTCGTCTTGAAGAATTCATACACGCCAGA ACTCTTTCTGCAGATGATCTTCGTGTAGCAGAAACATCTGATTTCATCGCTGCGAAGCTAAGAGAGTTTCATAAGCTTGATATGCCTGGTCCAAAGAACGTTCTTCTCTGGGAAAGACTTag GACTTGGCTTAAGGAGGCTAAGAACTTGGCTTCACCTATAGAGATGGATAAGTATCGGTTGGAAGGTttggaaaatgaaatcaatttgTTGGAAGAGAGACTTACTCGGGATGATCAAGAGATTGGTTTCTGTCACAACGATCTTCAGTATGGAAATGTCATGATTGATGAAGTAACCAATGCCATTACCATCATA GACTATGAGTATTCGAGTTTCAACCCAATTGCTTATGACATTGCAAACCACTTTTGTGAGATGGCTGCTAATTACCATTCAGACACTCCTCATGTTCTGGACTACACTCTATATCCAG gagaaggagaaaggaGAAGGTTCATTAGCACATATCTTGGCTCTACAG GGAATGCAACAAGTGATAAAGAAGTAGAGAGGTTATTGAAAGATGCAGAGAGCTACACTTTAGCAAACCATATCTTCTGGGGACTATGGGGAATCATCTCG GGACATGTGAACAAGATTGAGTTCGATTACATGGAATATGCAAGGCAGAGATTTGAACAGTACTGGCTTAGAAAGCCTTTGCTTCTTGAAGGATGA
- a CDS encoding DNAse I-like superfamily protein (DNAse I-like superfamily protein; FUNCTIONS IN: inositol-polyphosphate 5-phosphatase activity, inositol or phosphatidylinositol phosphatase activity; INVOLVED IN: biological_process unknown; LOCATED IN: mitochondrion; EXPRESSED IN: 22 plant structures; EXPRESSED DURING: 13 growth stages; CONTAINS InterPro DOMAIN/s: Inositol polyphosphate related phosphatase (InterPro:IPR000300), Endonuclease/exonuclease/phosphatase (InterPro:IPR005135); BEST Arabidopsis thaliana protein match is: inositol polyphosphate 5-phosphatase I (TAIR:AT1G34120.1).), giving the protein MKKSHRQKSQRLWAKLVMRKWLNISGRDPEYGADTDNESENEDAREDNDDSSSDEEGGSGSRGRESKVYENAEDAIAAASAVVDAAAAAAEFISNDAPMKLRRRNSETLRAQYINNKEIRVCVGTWNVGGISPPSDLDIDDWIEINQPADIYVLGLQEIVPLNAGNILGAEDDRPVAKWEEVIREALNRVRPKLSGVKSYSDPPSPGRFKPFEETHDIIEEEVAFESDSDAGVEIHPIDEEEEEETDRLWALKHDGGVIGEVKTLVDPNTGLPVVEIKRQFSIPKKLDRQLCLRADSFKGISDDDSTQTGMKTINRMLSGKERIGLSWPEPPLNMLGPCVLDRQPSIKTVKSLKTAKSFKAYSSFKSVAGNNNGIPPEVLALAEMDLKLLMERKRRPAYVRLVSKQMVGILLTIWVKRSLRKHIQNVRVSTVGVGVMGYIGNKGAVSVSMSINQTFFCFINTHLTAGEREVDQIKRNADVHEIHKRTVFHSVSALGLPKLIYDHERIIWLGDLNYRLSSSYEKTRDLISKREWSKLLEYDQLVKEYRKGRAFDGWSEGTLHFPPTYKYQANSDEYTANDGKAPKRTPAWCDRVLSYGKGMRLVHYRRTEQKFSDHRPVTAIYMAEVEVFSARKLQRALTFTDAEIEDEGLVAVLV; this is encoded by the exons ATGAAGAAATCTCATCGTCAGAAATCTcag AGATTATGGGCAAAGCTAGTGATGAGAAAGTGGTTGAACATAAGTGGTAGAGATCCTGAGTATGGTGCTGATACTGATAACGAATCCGAAAACGAAGATGCTCGTGAAGACAACGATGACTCTAGCTCCGATGAAGAAG GTGGTAGTGGCTCGAGAGGAAGAGAATCAAAAGTTTATGAGAACGCGGAGGACGCAATCGCAGCCGCTTCAGCCGTTGTAGACGCAGCAGCAGCAGCGGCGGAGTTTATTAGCAATG ATGCTCCAATGAAgttaagaagaaggaattCAGAAACATTAAGAGCACAGTACATtaacaacaaagaaataag AGTTTGTGTTGGTACGTGGAACGTTGGAGGAATCTCACCACCATCTGATCTTGACATTGACGACTGGATTGAAATTAACCAACCAGCTGATATCTACGTTCTTGG GTTACAAGAGATTGTTCCTTTAAATGCTGGAAACATTCTTGGAGCTGAAGATGATCGTCCTGTTGCTAAATGGGAAGAAGTGATTAGAGAAGCATTGAACAGAGTTAGACCAAAACTCTCCGGGGTTAAGAGTTATAGTGATCCACCATCTCCGGGTAGGTTTAAACCTTTTGAGGAAACACATGATATTATAGAGGAAGAAGTAGCTTTTGAGAGTGATAGTGATGCTGGTGTTGAGATTCATCCGATTGacgaggaggaagaagaggaaaccGATAGACTTTGGGCGTTAAAACATGACGGTGGAGTTATCGGCGAAGTTAAGACTCTTGTTGACCCGAATACCGGTTTGCCGGTTGTTGAGATCAAGAGACAGTTTTCGATTCCTAAGAAGCTAGACAGACAACTTTGTTTACGTGCTGATAGCTTTAAGGGGATAAGCGACGATGATTCTACTCAAACCGGTATGAAAACGATAAACCGGATGTTAAGCGGGAAAGAACGGATCGGTTTGAGTTGGCCTGAGCCACCATTGAACATGTTAGGACCTTGTGTTCTCGATAGACAGCCGTCGATAAAGACAGTGAAGTCTTTAAAAACAGCCAAGTCTTTCAAGGCTTATAGTTCGTTTAAGTCTGTAGCCGGAAACAACAACGGGATTCCCCCTGAGGTTTTAGCTCTAGCGGAAATGGACCTGAAGTTGCTAATGGAGAGGAAACGAAGACCGGCTTATGTGAGGCTAGTGAGTAAACAAATGGTTGGGATTCTTTTGACCATTTGGGTTAAACGAAGCTTGCGGAAACATATTCAAAACGTACGAGTCTCTACTGTTGGTGTTGGCGTTATGGGATATATTGGTAacaag GGAGCTGTGTCTGTGAGCATGTCGATAAACCAGACgttcttttgtttcataaacACGCATTTAACGGCAGGAGAAAGAGAGGTTGATCAGATAAAGAGGAATGCTGATGTACACGAGATACATAAAAGAACAGTCTTTCACTCTGTCTCAGCTCTTGGACTTCCCAAGCTTATCTATGATCACGA AAGAATAATCTGGCTAGGTGATCTCAACTATCGGCTTAGTTCATCGTATGAGAAAACCAGAGACCTCATTTCCAAGAGAGAATGGTCTAAATTACTTGAATATGACCAG CTGGTAAAGGAATACAGAAAAGGTAGAGCATTTGATGGATGGTCAGAAGGAACTCTACATTTTCCACCAACTTATAAGTACCAAGCGAATTCCGATGAGTACACCGCAAACGATGGAAAGGCGCCGAAAAGAACACCAGCTTGGTGTGACAGAGTACTATCCTACGGGAAAGGAATGAGGTTGGTTCATTACAGGAGAACCGAACAGAAATTCTCAGATCATCGTCCGGTTACAGCGATATACATGGCTGAAGTCGAAGTGTTTTCTGCGAGGAAACTTCAGCGAGCGTTGACATTTACGGATGCAGAGATTGAAGACGAGGGACTTGTAGCCGTTCTCGtttaa
- a CDS encoding DNAse I-like superfamily protein (DNAse I-like superfamily protein; FUNCTIONS IN: inositol-polyphosphate 5-phosphatase activity, inositol or phosphatidylinositol phosphatase activity; INVOLVED IN: biological_process unknown; EXPRESSED IN: 22 plant structures; EXPRESSED DURING: 13 growth stages; CONTAINS InterPro DOMAIN/s: Inositol polyphosphate related phosphatase (InterPro:IPR000300), Endonuclease/exonuclease/phosphatase (InterPro:IPR005135); BEST Arabidopsis thaliana protein match is: inositol polyphosphate 5-phosphatase I (TAIR:AT1G34120.1); Has 2765 Blast hits to 2076 proteins in 226 species: Archae - 0; Bacteria - 0; Metazoa - 958; Fungi - 685; Plants - 795; Viruses - 3; Other Eukaryotes - 324 (source: NCBI BLink).), with protein sequence MSPVEPAGIMKKSHRQKSQRLWAKLVMRKWLNISGRDPEYGADTDNESENEDAREDNDDSSSDEEGGSGSRGRESKVYENAEDAIAAASAVVDAAAAAAEFISNDAPMKLRRRNSETLRAQYINNKEIRVCVGTWNVGGISPPSDLDIDDWIEINQPADIYVLGLQEIVPLNAGNILGAEDDRPVAKWEEVIREALNRVRPKLSGVKSYSDPPSPGRFKPFEETHDIIEEEVAFESDSDAGVEIHPIDEEEEEETDRLWALKHDGGVIGEVKTLVDPNTGLPVVEIKRQFSIPKKLDRQLCLRADSFKGISDDDSTQTGMKTINRMLSGKERIGLSWPEPPLNMLGPCVLDRQPSIKTVKSLKTAKSFKAYSSFKSVAGNNNGIPPEVLALAEMDLKLLMERKRRPAYVRLVSKQMVGILLTIWVKRSLRKHIQNVRVSTVGVGVMGYIGNKGAVSVSMSINQTFFCFINTHLTAGEREVDQIKRNADVHEIHKRTVFHSVSALGLPKLIYDHERIIWLGDLNYRLSSSYEKTRDLISKREWSKLLEYDQLVKEYRKGRAFDGWSEGTLHFPPTYKYQANSDEYTANDGKAPKRTPAWCDRVLSYGKGMRLVHYRRTEQKFSDHRPVTAIYMAEVEVFSARKLQRALTFTDAEIEDEGLVAVLV encoded by the exons atgtctCCAGTTGAACCCGCCGGTATAATGAAGAAATCTCATCGTCAGAAATCTcag AGATTATGGGCAAAGCTAGTGATGAGAAAGTGGTTGAACATAAGTGGTAGAGATCCTGAGTATGGTGCTGATACTGATAACGAATCCGAAAACGAAGATGCTCGTGAAGACAACGATGACTCTAGCTCCGATGAAGAAG GTGGTAGTGGCTCGAGAGGAAGAGAATCAAAAGTTTATGAGAACGCGGAGGACGCAATCGCAGCCGCTTCAGCCGTTGTAGACGCAGCAGCAGCAGCGGCGGAGTTTATTAGCAATG ATGCTCCAATGAAgttaagaagaaggaattCAGAAACATTAAGAGCACAGTACATtaacaacaaagaaataag AGTTTGTGTTGGTACGTGGAACGTTGGAGGAATCTCACCACCATCTGATCTTGACATTGACGACTGGATTGAAATTAACCAACCAGCTGATATCTACGTTCTTGG GTTACAAGAGATTGTTCCTTTAAATGCTGGAAACATTCTTGGAGCTGAAGATGATCGTCCTGTTGCTAAATGGGAAGAAGTGATTAGAGAAGCATTGAACAGAGTTAGACCAAAACTCTCCGGGGTTAAGAGTTATAGTGATCCACCATCTCCGGGTAGGTTTAAACCTTTTGAGGAAACACATGATATTATAGAGGAAGAAGTAGCTTTTGAGAGTGATAGTGATGCTGGTGTTGAGATTCATCCGATTGacgaggaggaagaagaggaaaccGATAGACTTTGGGCGTTAAAACATGACGGTGGAGTTATCGGCGAAGTTAAGACTCTTGTTGACCCGAATACCGGTTTGCCGGTTGTTGAGATCAAGAGACAGTTTTCGATTCCTAAGAAGCTAGACAGACAACTTTGTTTACGTGCTGATAGCTTTAAGGGGATAAGCGACGATGATTCTACTCAAACCGGTATGAAAACGATAAACCGGATGTTAAGCGGGAAAGAACGGATCGGTTTGAGTTGGCCTGAGCCACCATTGAACATGTTAGGACCTTGTGTTCTCGATAGACAGCCGTCGATAAAGACAGTGAAGTCTTTAAAAACAGCCAAGTCTTTCAAGGCTTATAGTTCGTTTAAGTCTGTAGCCGGAAACAACAACGGGATTCCCCCTGAGGTTTTAGCTCTAGCGGAAATGGACCTGAAGTTGCTAATGGAGAGGAAACGAAGACCGGCTTATGTGAGGCTAGTGAGTAAACAAATGGTTGGGATTCTTTTGACCATTTGGGTTAAACGAAGCTTGCGGAAACATATTCAAAACGTACGAGTCTCTACTGTTGGTGTTGGCGTTATGGGATATATTGGTAacaag GGAGCTGTGTCTGTGAGCATGTCGATAAACCAGACgttcttttgtttcataaacACGCATTTAACGGCAGGAGAAAGAGAGGTTGATCAGATAAAGAGGAATGCTGATGTACACGAGATACATAAAAGAACAGTCTTTCACTCTGTCTCAGCTCTTGGACTTCCCAAGCTTATCTATGATCACGA AAGAATAATCTGGCTAGGTGATCTCAACTATCGGCTTAGTTCATCGTATGAGAAAACCAGAGACCTCATTTCCAAGAGAGAATGGTCTAAATTACTTGAATATGACCAG CTGGTAAAGGAATACAGAAAAGGTAGAGCATTTGATGGATGGTCAGAAGGAACTCTACATTTTCCACCAACTTATAAGTACCAAGCGAATTCCGATGAGTACACCGCAAACGATGGAAAGGCGCCGAAAAGAACACCAGCTTGGTGTGACAGAGTACTATCCTACGGGAAAGGAATGAGGTTGGTTCATTACAGGAGAACCGAACAGAAATTCTCAGATCATCGTCCGGTTACAGCGATATACATGGCTGAAGTCGAAGTGTTTTCTGCGAGGAAACTTCAGCGAGCGTTGACATTTACGGATGCAGAGATTGAAGACGAGGGACTTGTAGCCGTTCTCGtttaa